Proteins co-encoded in one Ananas comosus cultivar F153 linkage group 15, ASM154086v1, whole genome shotgun sequence genomic window:
- the LOC109721038 gene encoding uncharacterized protein LOC109721038 isoform X2: protein MGMGGRGEVKKWPSWLHPLLNTPFFHPCKLHQDASKNECNMYCLDCRNGAMCSSCIVHHREHRAIQIRRSSYHDVIRVSEISKFLDLSGVQTYIINGARVVFLNERPQPKLGKGVTNTCDHCKRSLLDAFTYCSLGCKAEYRPT, encoded by the exons ATG GGCATGGGAGGAAGAGGGGAGGTGAAGAAGTGGCCATCATGGCTCCATCCTCTCCTCAACACACCTTTCTTTCACCCTTGTAAACTTCACCAAGATGCAAGCAAGAATGAATGCAATATGTATTGCTTGGACTGCAGGAACGGCGCGATGTGCTCTTCGTGCATCGTCCACCACCGCGAGCATCGCGCAATCCAG ATAAGGCGGTCGTCGTACCACGACGTGATTCGCGTGTCCGAGATAAGCAAATTCTTagacctatcgggcgtgcaaacGTACATAATAAACGGCGCGAGGGTCGTGTTCTTGAACGAAAGGCCGCAGCCGAAGCTCGGGAAGGGTGTGACCAACACTTGTGATCACTGCAAGAGGAGCCTCCTTGATGCATTCACCTACTGTTCTCTGGGTTGCAAG GCAGAATACCGACCTACTTGA
- the LOC109721040 gene encoding uncharacterized protein LOC109721040 codes for MSDLPPPSRVYTPLRIEAKKGGSDESTMLLRALRLSQTRAREAEEKASHVGEENKAAAAVLFKEFLRLSAHRRWVKLLEAEVTMLREKRMRRIMEEEGRENDGMPHVEWYLAFALCLGVGVVGFVFWDKFH; via the exons ATGAGCGACCTCCCTCCTCCCTCCAGGGTGTACACACCATT GAGAATTGAGGCGAAGAAAGGAGGTAGCGACGAATCAACAATGCTGCTGAGAGCCCTGCGGCTGTCGCAGACACGAGCACGGGAAGCAGAGGAGAAAGCATCGCATGTGGGTGAAGAGAACAAAGCGGCGGCCGCGGTGCTGTTTAAGGAGTTCCTGAGGTTGTCTGCGCACCGGCGGTGGGTGAAGCTGCTCGAGGCCGAGGTCACGATGCTTCGGGAGAAAAGAATGCGGAGGATAATGGAGgaagaagggagagagaacGATGGAATGCCTCATGTAGAATGGTATCTGGCTTTTGCCCTGTGTTTGGGTGTTGGAGTGGTGGGGTTTGTTTTTTGGGATAAATTTCACTAG
- the LOC109721038 gene encoding uncharacterized protein LOC109721038 isoform X1, translating into MGMGGRGEVKKWPSWLHPLLNTPFFHPCKLHQDASKNECNMYCLDCRNGAMCSSCIVHHREHRAIQIRRSSYHDVIRVSEISKFLDLSGVQTYIINGARVVFLNERPQPKLGKGVTNTCDHCKRSLLDAFTYCSLGCKLAISTSNSASLYKKHDFIRSNYEDDSSKHSQCSNSDDSGLDFISSPPPASTTITQRVAKRRKGIPHRAPMGVFHSL; encoded by the exons ATG GGCATGGGAGGAAGAGGGGAGGTGAAGAAGTGGCCATCATGGCTCCATCCTCTCCTCAACACACCTTTCTTTCACCCTTGTAAACTTCACCAAGATGCAAGCAAGAATGAATGCAATATGTATTGCTTGGACTGCAGGAACGGCGCGATGTGCTCTTCGTGCATCGTCCACCACCGCGAGCATCGCGCAATCCAG ATAAGGCGGTCGTCGTACCACGACGTGATTCGCGTGTCCGAGATAAGCAAATTCTTagacctatcgggcgtgcaaacGTACATAATAAACGGCGCGAGGGTCGTGTTCTTGAACGAAAGGCCGCAGCCGAAGCTCGGGAAGGGTGTGACCAACACTTGTGATCACTGCAAGAGGAGCCTCCTTGATGCATTCACCTACTGTTCTCTGGGTTGCAAG TTGGCAATATCTACATCAAATTCGGCTAGTTTGTACAAGAAGCATGATTTCATTCGATCAAACTACGAGGACGACTCGTCAAAGCACTCGCAATGCTCGAATTCTGATGATTCTGGTCTGGATTTTATTTCGTCTCCACCGCCGGCATCGACCACCATCACACAGAGAGTGGCAAAGCGAAGGAAGGGGATTCCGCATCGAGCACCGATGGGAGTTTTTCACAGTTTGTAG